A stretch of Stenotrophomonas indicatrix DNA encodes these proteins:
- a CDS encoding class III poly(R)-hydroxyalkanoic acid synthase subunit PhaC gives MKGPLGFNADDLMQETLAMQRKLMEGLKLLPQVEDVDYGATAREEVWRDGKVVLYRFVGENAPVRRTPLLIVYALVNRPYMVDLQADRSLVQKLLALGQDVYVLDWGYPDRSERYQTLEDYLLRYIDGAVDALRARSGGRVDMLGICQGGVFALCYAALRRQKLGNLITMVTPVDFQTADNMLSHWAQQVDVDLLVDTLGNIPADLMNASYLMLKPFRLNVQKYVGLLDILDDKAALEDFLRMEKWIFDSPDLAGEAFREFIKQFYQGNGLVNGTVRIGEEAVDLSQVTLPVLNIYAEQDHLVPPDASRAMRGRLGTQDYTESSFRGGHIGIYVSGRAQREVPATIDNWLKERTP, from the coding sequence ATGAAAGGACCGCTGGGCTTCAATGCCGATGACCTGATGCAGGAGACCCTGGCCATGCAGCGCAAGCTGATGGAAGGGTTGAAGCTGCTGCCGCAGGTGGAGGATGTCGACTATGGCGCCACCGCCCGCGAAGAAGTCTGGCGCGATGGCAAAGTGGTGCTGTATCGCTTCGTCGGCGAGAACGCGCCGGTGCGGCGCACACCGCTGCTGATCGTGTACGCACTGGTCAACCGCCCGTACATGGTGGACCTGCAGGCCGATCGGTCGCTGGTGCAGAAGCTGCTGGCCTTGGGCCAGGACGTATATGTGCTGGACTGGGGTTATCCGGACCGTTCCGAACGCTACCAGACGCTTGAGGACTATCTGCTGCGCTACATCGATGGCGCGGTGGATGCGCTGCGCGCACGCAGTGGAGGCCGGGTCGACATGCTGGGAATCTGCCAGGGCGGCGTGTTCGCCCTGTGCTACGCCGCACTGCGGCGGCAGAAGCTGGGCAACCTGATCACCATGGTCACCCCGGTCGACTTCCAGACCGCCGACAACATGTTGTCGCACTGGGCCCAACAGGTGGATGTGGATCTGCTGGTGGATACGCTGGGCAACATCCCGGCCGATCTGATGAATGCCAGCTACCTGATGCTCAAGCCATTCCGCCTGAACGTGCAGAAGTACGTGGGCCTGCTCGACATCCTCGATGACAAGGCGGCGCTGGAGGATTTCCTGCGCATGGAAAAGTGGATCTTCGACTCGCCGGACCTCGCGGGTGAAGCCTTCCGCGAGTTCATCAAGCAGTTCTACCAGGGCAACGGCCTGGTCAATGGCACCGTGCGCATCGGCGAAGAGGCGGTGGATCTGTCGCAGGTGACCCTGCCGGTGCTGAACATCTACGCCGAACAGGATCATCTGGTGCCACCGGATGCATCGCGCGCGATGCGTGGCCGGCTGGGCACGCAGGACTACACCGAATCCAGTTTCCGCGGTGGGCATATCGGCATCTACGTCTCCGGCCG
- the phaE gene encoding class III poly(R)-hydroxyalkanoic acid synthase subunit PhaE produces the protein MTSSANDAGSSDFENLARQYFGAWGDALRHAAVPGTPAGDDPGSWKRLFDWWGQLLPGTGAAAPEEAVRRFREQAGSWYGTMQEVAARFAGRDASSAEVAQAWREAVKGQGDGMLQWMLQGARGSTHVDAAPPEFTAWFQQLQTLAGPWLQSPAFGPGREHQARWQALLRAQEEYQQHSQAYVEQIKQALEEAFDLFEQRLAEHEQPGSQLTSARAMFDLWIEVAEEAYAKVAMSEPFQQVYASLGNAQMRLRAGLQREVEQMSERIGLPTRSEMDAAHRRIAELERSLRRVQAQVAALAGTGTDAVDPVAQPAPARVKPVARKPAAKKAAAKKPAAKKAPAKKAATRATTRKS, from the coding sequence ATGACCAGCTCGGCCAACGACGCCGGCAGCAGCGATTTCGAAAATCTGGCCCGCCAGTACTTCGGCGCCTGGGGTGATGCCTTGCGCCATGCAGCAGTGCCGGGAACCCCGGCTGGCGACGACCCGGGCAGCTGGAAGCGCCTGTTCGACTGGTGGGGCCAACTGCTGCCCGGGACCGGTGCTGCCGCGCCCGAAGAGGCAGTGCGGCGGTTCCGCGAGCAGGCTGGCAGCTGGTACGGCACCATGCAGGAAGTCGCTGCACGCTTTGCCGGCCGCGATGCCAGCAGTGCCGAGGTCGCCCAGGCTTGGCGTGAAGCGGTGAAGGGGCAGGGCGACGGCATGCTGCAGTGGATGCTGCAGGGGGCCCGCGGCAGCACCCATGTGGACGCTGCTCCGCCCGAGTTCACGGCGTGGTTCCAGCAGTTGCAGACGCTGGCTGGCCCTTGGCTGCAGAGCCCGGCGTTCGGGCCCGGCCGCGAGCACCAGGCGCGGTGGCAGGCCCTGCTGCGCGCGCAGGAGGAGTACCAGCAGCATTCGCAGGCCTATGTCGAGCAGATCAAGCAGGCACTGGAAGAGGCGTTCGACCTGTTCGAGCAGCGCCTGGCCGAACACGAGCAGCCCGGCAGCCAGCTGACCAGCGCCCGGGCGATGTTCGATCTGTGGATTGAAGTGGCCGAGGAGGCCTACGCCAAGGTCGCCATGTCCGAGCCGTTCCAGCAGGTGTATGCCTCGCTGGGCAACGCACAGATGCGCCTGCGCGCAGGCCTGCAGCGCGAGGTTGAACAGATGAGTGAACGCATCGGCCTGCCCACCCGCAGCGAGATGGATGCCGCCCACCGTCGCATTGCCGAGCTCGAGCGCAGCCTGCGCCGGGTGCAGGCACAGGTGGCGGCGCTTGCCGGTACCGGTACCGATGCCGTCGATCCGGTTGCCCAGCCAGCGCCTGCCAGGGTCAAGCCCGTCGCGCGCAAGCCTGCAGCGAAGAAGGCTGCAGCGAAGAAGCCTGCTGCGAAGAAAGCGCCAGCGAAGAAGGCCGCCACCCGCGCGACCACGCGGAAGTCGTAA
- a CDS encoding CDP-alcohol phosphatidyltransferase family protein, which produces MKRHFSMLREFHLADWFTLANAFCGTGAVFAAMRFLQDGERGYLLFGMALIPLAFIFDALDGRIARWRKSSSTLGRELDSLSDVISFGVAPAALAYACGMQGGWDWLVLSYFVCCGVSRLARYNVTAEAMSGDEGKVKYFEGTPIPTSLALVIVLAIAAGTDAIGHDLWLGQWQIGPWQLHPLVLLFALSGSLMISKTLRIPKP; this is translated from the coding sequence ATGAAACGTCACTTCTCGATGCTGCGCGAGTTCCATCTGGCGGACTGGTTCACCCTCGCCAACGCTTTCTGCGGCACCGGCGCGGTGTTTGCCGCAATGCGTTTCCTGCAGGATGGCGAGCGCGGCTACCTGCTGTTCGGCATGGCGCTGATCCCGCTGGCTTTCATTTTTGACGCACTGGACGGCCGCATCGCGCGCTGGCGCAAATCCAGTTCGACCCTGGGCCGCGAGCTCGACTCGCTGTCGGACGTCATTTCCTTCGGGGTCGCACCCGCAGCGCTGGCCTATGCCTGTGGCATGCAGGGGGGCTGGGACTGGCTGGTGCTGAGCTACTTCGTCTGCTGCGGCGTCAGCCGCCTGGCCCGTTACAACGTAACCGCCGAAGCGATGAGCGGTGACGAAGGCAAGGTGAAGTACTTCGAGGGAACGCCGATTCCCACCAGCCTGGCGCTGGTGATCGTGCTGGCGATCGCCGCCGGCACCGATGCCATCGGCCACGACCTGTGGCTGGGCCAGTGGCAGATTGGCCCTTGGCAGCTGCATCCGTTGGTGCTGCTGTTCGCGTTGTCCGGGTCGCTGATGATCAGCAAGACCCTGCGCATTCCCAAGCCATGA
- a CDS encoding class I SAM-dependent methyltransferase codes for MLMLDARTLAAQLRQPHGEAALAVGESMNRSNGALNQAAIALLAVAAGEQVLEIGPGNAAFAPLLLQASGSRYVGVELSSAMVAAGNQHLAASGLAGRAALREGDAHALPLADASVDAALAVNTLYFWPNLAPVLDELARVLHRSGRLCLAFGDAGFMRSLPFAADFELHELDAVELALRVSGFTVTAWRSHRECTAGNDGQQREKHFHLLLARRR; via the coding sequence ATGTTGATGCTGGATGCACGCACCCTGGCCGCGCAGTTGCGGCAGCCCCATGGCGAGGCCGCGCTGGCCGTGGGCGAATCGATGAACCGCAGCAACGGCGCCCTCAACCAGGCGGCTATCGCATTGCTGGCCGTCGCTGCCGGAGAGCAGGTGCTGGAAATCGGTCCAGGCAACGCCGCCTTTGCGCCGCTGCTGCTGCAGGCCAGTGGCAGTCGCTACGTGGGTGTCGAGCTGTCCAGTGCCATGGTCGCCGCCGGCAACCAGCACCTTGCCGCCAGCGGCCTGGCTGGCCGTGCCGCGCTGCGCGAGGGTGATGCCCATGCCCTGCCCCTGGCTGATGCCAGCGTCGATGCTGCGCTGGCGGTCAACACCCTGTACTTCTGGCCGAACCTGGCCCCGGTACTGGATGAACTGGCACGGGTGCTGCATCGCAGCGGCCGGCTATGCCTGGCCTTCGGCGATGCCGGATTCATGCGCAGCCTGCCCTTTGCCGCCGACTTTGAGCTGCATGAGCTGGACGCAGTGGAGCTGGCGCTGCGGGTGTCCGGCTTCACCGTCACGGCATGGCGCTCGCATCGCGAATGCACGGCCGGCAATGACGGCCAGCAGCGGGAAAAGCACTTCCACCTGCTGCTGGCGCGCCGGCGCTGA
- a CDS encoding NUDIX hydrolase — MPYTPIVATLGYVLSPDGRQVLMIHRNTRPGDHHLGKYNGLGGKVEPTEDIAAGMRREISEEAGIDCTAMRLRGTISWPGFGKHGEDWFGFVFVIDSFEGAPHGGNHEGTLEWVDVDKLDQLPMWEGDRNFLPLVFDADPRPFHGVMPYRDGRMQSWSFSRL, encoded by the coding sequence ATGCCGTATACCCCGATCGTCGCCACCCTGGGCTATGTGCTCTCGCCCGATGGCCGCCAGGTGCTGATGATCCACCGCAATACCCGGCCGGGCGACCACCATCTGGGCAAGTACAACGGCCTGGGCGGCAAGGTCGAGCCGACCGAGGACATCGCCGCCGGCATGCGCCGCGAAATCTCCGAGGAAGCCGGTATCGACTGCACGGCCATGCGCCTGCGCGGCACCATCAGCTGGCCGGGTTTCGGCAAGCACGGTGAAGACTGGTTCGGTTTCGTGTTCGTCATCGACAGCTTCGAGGGTGCCCCGCACGGCGGCAATCACGAGGGCACCCTGGAGTGGGTGGACGTGGACAAGCTCGACCAGCTGCCGATGTGGGAGGGCGACCGCAACTTCCTGCCGCTGGTGTTCGATGCCGATCCGCGGCCGTTCCACGGAGTGATGCCATACCGGGATGGACGCATGCAGAGCTGGTCCTTCAGCCGGCTTTGA
- a CDS encoding DUF1249 domain-containing protein encodes MARALPRTERIPRLSRLSWLMGLYAENYRHLVRLFAPAELVAGSYVSSVGDGLDVRLDVIECHRYTVELRLTYDLADPVTGEPDPSAFVRLYRDARQAETTHCYVGRRWQDTMGLYPPPAELISHRMRMNTFLGKWLEYLAERGHGVATLRRDPDGNTVGEGYRRLSLVR; translated from the coding sequence ATGGCCCGAGCATTGCCCCGTACCGAGCGCATTCCCCGCCTGAGCCGGCTGAGCTGGCTCATGGGGCTGTACGCAGAGAACTACCGTCACCTGGTGCGCCTGTTCGCGCCAGCCGAGTTGGTGGCGGGAAGCTATGTCTCTTCGGTGGGCGATGGCCTGGACGTGCGCCTGGACGTGATCGAGTGCCACCGCTACACGGTCGAGCTGCGCCTGACCTATGACCTGGCCGACCCGGTGACCGGTGAACCGGACCCATCGGCCTTCGTCCGCCTGTACCGGGACGCGCGCCAGGCCGAGACCACCCACTGCTACGTCGGCCGCCGCTGGCAGGACACGATGGGCCTGTACCCACCGCCGGCCGAGCTGATCAGCCATCGCATGCGGATGAACACCTTCCTCGGCAAATGGCTGGAATACCTGGCCGAACGCGGCCATGGCGTGGCCACCCTGCGCCGTGATCCAGACGGCAACACCGTGGGTGAGGGCTACCGTCGCCTGTCGCTGGTGCGTTGA